Proteins encoded together in one Bombyx mori chromosome 24, ASM3026992v2 window:
- the LOC134201222 gene encoding uncharacterized protein LOC134201222, translating into MSEKDLEVSSFRANVVSDDDMATVGSAQPSTRSSPTRRQRKRVLNISSDGLSSSSGSETQGPSVAKPRAVTPSKRGRGRPPTTRQCVGMAAARKACLRAQREEREFTESARTTRQKKRAAEGSVPKPDAERRLHQSAEVALTVAAKSSSPKGTYVRALKELAATVKEATEDLVGRTATEEAERLRAINAKQEQEILQLRKELDEIRRELATVSQVLGNAPAAAPAPNTEEEEEELRLQRIMRAVGTMLDARFAGLEGRLLPEPRMRPPLAADRRKSREKSPDPPMVVDATLNSAPLLKPVPPTTSAKKRIRGPRRKATAQVAPPGTPTLLPAPASLIESWSTVTRRGTRPREGAVRTVPVVAPAEAGKKNPSSAKRKEKKLRPPRSQAVVLKLQPEAVERGLTYRSVLAEARAKVDPGALGIPIQRIRSAVTGAKVLVVEGADQSAKADLLAQKLREVLSAEGVIVTRPVTTAAIRISGLDDSLTPEEVAAELARIGECTLEAVKIGEIKSGPSGMGQVFVRLPVAAATKVLAVPKLRVGWSVLRAHLLEAKKLQCFRCHELGHVSARCPSSVDRSRDCYRCGQTGHVASGCSLAPHCVVCASVGRPADHVSGSKACAKSPRPRPRRGASAALENARRQPGAPPRFDVVERGCGFVAVLWAEVFILGVYFSPNRTLAEFEVFLNELSRVVGRSHSQRILVLGDLNAKSLAWGSSRTCPRGRAVEEWLVGSGLLVLNRGAELTCVRRLGGSVVDVTFATPDVANRVRGWAVMVGEETLSDHRYIRFGVAVPLAESIQGSSLLCGGGAGGPRWAQKRLNVERLCEAAVVQAWRLDSLGEPADVCEGVEHLREAMSRVCDAAMPRIRALAPKRRVHWWTEEIASQRRLCDVSRRAYQRYRRRRTHRDPDEEDRLYEVYRMAIRALRVAIGEAKEAAWNDLLASLDCDPWGRPYRLARNVLRPWAPPANSTLPPETLQRVVGGLFPDFTGTAFVPPVMTTMRVADGGEPADVSQAEFESAVQRMRAKRTAPGPDGISSRAWALALTGDGLGPALRRLFSRCLREGRFPEPWRTGRLVLIPKEGRPRDKPNGYRPIVVLDEAGKLFERVIANRLVQHLENVGPDLAPNQYGFRRGRSTVDAVLRVRHLSDCALVRLLPNVGGCSVGVRRLYLGFVRSMALYGAPVWSPTLSARNAALLLRAQRALASNVENLIIFNVLLAFWLIGVT; encoded by the exons ATGTCCGAGAAGGACCTTGAAGTAAGCTCCTTTAGAGCCAATGTCGTGTCAGACGATGACATGGCCACAGTCGGTTCGGCCCAACCGTCGACCCGCTCGTCGCCGACACGACGACAGCGGAAAAGGGTCCTTAATATAAGCTCAGACGGGTTGAGCAGCAGCTCCGGTTCGGAGACTCAGGGCCCGTCAGTTGCGAAGCCCAGAGCCGTGACGCCATCAAAGCGTGGAAGGGGACGCCCTCCGACCACGAGGCAGTGCGTTGGCATGGCTGCTGCCAGGAAGGCGTGCCTTAGGGCCCAAAGAGAGGAGAGGGAGTTCACAGAGAGCGCGCGCACCACGCGCCAGAAGAAGAGAGCGGCTGAGGGATCTGTCCCTAAGCCTGATGCCGAGCGTAGGCTCCATCAGAGTGCTGAGGTGGCTCTGACGGTGGCCGCCAAATCTAGTAGCCCGAAGGGCACGTATGTGCGTGCATTGAAGGAGTTGGCGGCCACCGTCAAGGAGGCCACGGAGGACCTTGTGGGCCGCACCGCAACTGAAGAGGCTGAAAGACTGCGTGCGATCAACGCCAAGCAGGAGCAGGAGATCCTACAGCTTCGCAAGGAGCTTGATGAAATTAGGAGGGAGCTGGCTACGGTCTCGCAGGTGCTAGGAAATGCACCAGCCGCAGCCCCGGCCCCAAACACcgaagaagaagaggaggagTTGCGCCTCCAGCGCATTATGCGAGCTGTCGGCACGATGCTCGACGCTCGCTTTGCGGGGCTGGAGGGACGGCTTCTACCGGAGCCGCGAATGCGACCACCGCTAGCGGCGGACAGGCGGAAGAGCCGCGAAAAATCACCGGACCCTCCTATGGTCGTAGACGCTACACTGAATTCGGCACCATTATTGAAACCAGTGCCACCTACAACATCGGCGAAAAAGAGGATACGAGGCCCCAGAAGAAAAGCCACTGCGCAAGTGGCTCCACCTGGAACGCCCACCCTCCTCCCGGCTCCAGCTTCCTTGATCGAGAGCTGGTCAACGGTCACCCGTAGGGGCACTCGGCCGAGGGAGGGAGCAGTGAGGACGGTTCCAGTGGTAGCACCCGCTGAAGCGGGAAAGAAAAACCCGTCCTCTGCAAAGAGGAAAGAGAAGAAGCTGCGTCCTCCGCGCTCTCAAGCAGTTGTGCtcaagctgcagccggaggcTGTAGAAAGAGGACTCACATACCGCAGCGTACTCGCCGAAGCGAGAGCCAAGGTGGACCCCGGGGCACTCGGAATCCCCATCCAGCGCATCCGGTCTGCAGTGACTGGGGCCAAGGTGTTGGTAGTGGAAGGTGCTGATCAGAGCGCCAAGGCTGATCTCCTGGCCCAAAAGCTTCGTGAGGTTCTGTCCGCGGAGGGGGTCATCGTGACCCGGCCAGTGACGACTGCAGCCATCCGCATCAGCGGGCTGGATGACTCCTTGACGCCGGAGGAAGTAGCCGCTGAGCTCGCCCGGATTGGCGAATGCACTCTTGAAGCGGTGAAGATCGGAGAGATCAAGTCTGGCCCAAGTGGGATGGGTCAGGTGTTCGTTCGGTTGCCCGTCGCTGCCGCGACGAAGGTCCTCGCCGTACCGAAATTGAGGGTCGGTTGGAGCGTGCTCCGCGCTCATCTGCTAGAGGCTAAGAAGCTACAGTGCTTCCGATGCCATGAGCTAGGGCACGTGAGCGCTCGATGTCCGTCGTCGGTCGACCGCAGCCGTGATTGTTACCggtgcggccagaccggccacgtaGCGTCCGGCTGCTCTCTGGCGCCACACTGTGTTGTATGTGCCTCTGTCGGCAGACCGGCGGATCACGTCTCCGGGAGCAAGGCTTGTGCCAAGTCCCCGAGACCGAGACCTAGAAGAGGAGCTTCCGCTGCGCTTGAGAATGCGCGGAGgcagcccg GTGCTCCGCCCAGGTTCGACGTTGTCGAGAGAGGTTGCGGCTTTGTTGCTGTCCTCTGGGCCGAGGTATTCATATTGGGAGTGTACTTCTCCCCAAACAGGACGCTCGCCGAGTTTGAGGTTTTTCTCAACGAGCTCAGCCGCGTCGTTGGGAGGTCGCACTCCCAACGGATactcgttctcggggacctcaacgccaaGTCATTGGCTTGGGGATCCTCGAGGACGTGCCCCAGAGGTAGGGcggtggaggagtggctggTCGGAAGCGGTCTTCTCGTCCTCAATCGTGGCGCAGAACTCACGTGCGTGCGACGTTTGGGCGGGTCCGTGGTTGACGTTACATTTGCCACGCCCGACGTGGCGAATCGCGTACGCGGTTGGGCCGTGATGGTCGGCGaggagacgctctccgaccaccgctacattcGTTTCGGTGTCGCAGTGCCTCTGGCGGAGTCTATCCAGGGCTCTTCCTTGCTCTGCGGTGGCGGCGCGGGGGGTcctcgttgggcccagaagcgcctCAACGTCGAGAGGTTGTGTGAGGCGGCTGTAGTCCAGGCATGGCGTCTTGACTCGCTTGGTGAGCCAGCAGACGTGTGCGAGGGGGTGGAGCAtctgcgcgaggcgatgtcgcggGTGTGCGACGCCGCTATGCCTCGCATTAGAGCTCTCGCTCCTAAACGCAGAGTCCACTGGTGGACTGAGGAGATCGCTAGCCAGCGCCGGTTGTGCGACGTCAGCCGTCGCGCATACCAACGGTATCGACGTCGAAGAACGCACCGGGACCCCGATGAGGAGGACCGACTGTACGAGGTGTACAGGATGGCCATAAGGGCCCTGCGCGTGGCTATCGGGGAGGCGAAGGAGGCTGCTTGGAACGACCTACTAGCTTCGCTCGACtgtgatccgtgggggcggccctacaggctgGCGCGCAATGTGCTCCGCCCTTGGGCCCCCCCCGCAAACAGCACCCTGCCGCCGGAGACATTGCAGCGGGTAGTCGGGGGTCTGTTTCCGGATTTTACCGGGACGGCCTTCGTCCCCCCTGTGATGACGACGATGCGGGTTGCTGATGGCGGGGAGCCTGCGGACGTTTCGCAGGCGGAGTTTGAATCGGCTGTGCAGAGGATGCGGGCGAAGCGCACGGCTCCCGGTCCCGATGGGATCTCGTCCCGAGCATGGGCGCTCGCCTTGACGGGCGATGGTTTGGGGCCTGCCCTCCGAAGGCTGTTCAGCCGGTGCCTCCGTGAGGGCAGGTTCCCAGAGCCATGGAGGACTGGTCGGCTCGTCCTTATTCCTAAGGAGGGTCGGCCACGTGACAAACCGAACGGGTACCGCCCAATCGTCGTGCTGGACGAGGCCGGTAAGCTCTTCGAGCGCGTCATCGCTAATCGCCTTGTCCAGCACCTGGAAAACGTTGGGCCTGATTTGGCTCCTAACCAATACGgtttccggaggggtcgctcgaccgtggacgcggtcttgcgTGTCCGCCATCTCTCCGATT